A genome region from Scomber japonicus isolate fScoJap1 chromosome 15, fScoJap1.pri, whole genome shotgun sequence includes the following:
- the parp10 gene encoding uncharacterized protein parp10 has product MPVESQEERSVEVLALPDEVDEELLYLYFENKRRSGGGPLVSVEKDGDRALLVFEEAEAAAQVLSKGHHVLHNVELTVRRPASKDRCRLLLRGIKPSTSIEMIELYVENMLGLNMSEYTLYPSKGRDLILIHLTQPFTKDIQNLNARISRRSLDGAKATLEQIEQTDSILVENLHPGTTSDMLTLYFESKRGGNQKVNDVIMLSEGTAKVSFVKCESVDLVLDQPHKLDDAELVVKPYFDFLQPAETEPLSNSETRSKDMTERNSDDMSDIQMQTSSPSVASANNHSDFSQTTSEPIAAAAEAVEEVTEEAMEDQTEDTDIQILSSHIAITDPAKLYMFQHGTPLQDIKKTHPNFAIQIRDDGVHIAGHDRQISEQIKHTILDFFTTLAEVQFTLEPEKAQLLSRKDVKDRLLQTINQDGLSVYTVSDCNVVVTSISQDLANQACSFLKSQPSRFSIPVDMENECTLYCREWTEFHQALGFSSVSEKEGSIDVLTLKGMESEKQTAIVAFLSTPIERETVISMMPPILKYIQIHCHQLLADMSQVSIFPLEAGDICGLKIHGHAAACQMAEEVLQGVVSSLCTRTITVNAPGVIRFLEDQECKSIFKEMETKFQVYITPKQKPWEPLPHQDIFDTAWKMMSYKKFQNVSMDDSPQELKSESMQTDGAADRDPQDDVEDVDLYTAEEPTSLSDQNSDVAAVGAPQPLAAGTTTNGLLPLSDQGLGNMEEEAQLSLAIQYSMESSQWSMENEEEQLQKALALSKKMIQDERSSGSADKTPQVDQLERRSSISLEDTIKAANTIQIFVVAGYNCDLIRVDIAFGKKVSQRQVEEKLEHRCLKNMSGYHKKCLDLIKRKHAVEIQVLGNIISVSGFKDYVNGAICDVKLLLEKIPNWVMDREILRTIEWVQHDPDSSDKTPYSPDAIVFIENAWRMKLKDIDILLDNQPHMISFEKMQEHNIASGKSAKISRKLLNLGELDEDVAEEEYSLLSNMPEATRVDEESDEFQNVVKNFYETIQEYHSKIRIIQVEKLMNRLLYNQYKLKKASVLQRAEYPEIERTLYHGTSETSVKEICIHGFNRSFCGKNATVYGQGVYFAVNSALSVQDQYSPPNADGYKFIFVSKVLTGDYTKGCHSMKTAPLKETGDIPLRYDSVTDDITKPSMFVTFNDTQAFPEYLITCQRIHR; this is encoded by the exons ATGCCAGTCGAAAGCCAGGAGGAGAGGTCAGTGGAAGTGCTGGCATTGCCTGACGAAGTGGACGAGGAGCTGCTGTATCTGTACTTTGAGAACAAGCGACGTTCTGGGGGGGGTCCGCTCGTCTCTGTGGAGAAGGATGGTGATCGTGCCTTGCTGGTGTTTGAGGAGGCTGAAG CTGCAGCCCAAGTGCTGTCTAAAGGGCACCATGTTCTGCATAATGTTGAGCTGACCGTGAGAAGGCCTGCCTCAAAGGACCGATGCAGGCTACTGCTGCGAGGGATCAAGCCCAGCACCAGCATTGAGATGATAGAGCTCTATGTGGAGAACATGCTTGGGCTGAACATGTCAGAATACACACTATATCCCTCAAAAGGGAGAGATCTCATCCTTATTCACCTCACCCAACCCTTTACCAAAG ATATACAAAACCTAAATGCAAGAATCTCCAGGCGGTCACTTGATGGAGCCAAGGCAACCCTTGAACAAATTGAGCAAACTGACTCAATTTTAGTGGAGAACCTGCACCCAGGCACAACTTCAGATATGCTCACTTTGTACTTTGAGAGCAAGCGAGGTGGGAATCAGAAGGTGAATGACGTCATCATGCTATCTGAGGGTACAGCCAAGGTGTCATTTGTCAAATGTGAAT CTGTGGACCTAGTTCTGGATCAACCGCACAAACTGGACGATGCTGAACTTGTAGTGAAGCCGTACTTCGACTTTCTTCAACCTGCAGAAACGGAACCATTGTCAAACTCTGAAACCAGGAGCAAAGACATGACTGAGAGAAACTCTGACGACATGAGTGATATTCAAATGCAGACCAGTTCTCCCAGTGTGGCCAGTGCTAACAACCACTCTGACTTCTCTCAGACGACCTCAGAAcctattgctgctgctgctgaggcgGTTGAGGAGGTTACAGAGGAAGCCATGGAGGATCAAACGGAGgacacagatatacagatactaTCAAGCCATATTGCGATAACTGACCCAGCAAAACTTTATATGTTTCAACATGGCACTCCTCTACAAGACATTAAAAAGACTCACCCTAATTTCGCTATCCAAATCAGAGATGATGGTGTCCACATTGCTGGACATGACAGACAAATATCAGAGCAGATAAAACacaccatcttggatttttttaCCACTCTAGCAGAGGTTCAGTTTACCCTTGAGCCAGAAAAAGCTCAGCTCCTTTCgagaaaagatgtaaaagacCGACTActtcaaactatcaatcaagaTGGGCTCTCTGTGTACACTGTATCAGACTGTAATGTGGTGGTAACATCAATATCCCAGGACTTGGCTAACCAAGCATGTAGCTTTTTGAAATCCCAACCCAGTCGCTTCAGCATACCGGTGGACATGGAGAATGAGTGCACGTTATATTGCAGAGAATGGACTGAGTTTCATCAGGCTCTGGGTTTCTCCTCTGTgtcagagaaagaaggaagtatagATGTGTTGACTCTGAAAGGGATGGAGAGTGAGAAGCAGACTGCTATCGTGGCATTTCTCTCTACACCCATCGAAAGGGAGACTGTCATCTCCATGATGCCACCCATCCTGAAATACATCCAGATCCATTGTCATCAGCTGTTGGCTGACATGAGCCAAGTATCTATTTTTCCATTAGAAGCAGGGGACATCTGTGGGTTAAAG ATCCATGGCCATGCTGCAGCTTGCCAAATGGCTGAAGAAGTGCTGCAAGGTGTGGTATCCTCTCTGTGCACCAGAACCATCACAGTTAACGCTCCAGGAGTGATCCGCTTCCTTGAAGATCAAGAGTGCAAGAGCATCTTCAAAGAGATGGAAACAAAGTTTCAGGTCTACATTACCCCAAAGCAAAAGCCCTGGGAACCTCTGCCACACCAG GACATTTTTGATACTGCATGGAAGATGATGTCCTATAAAAAATTCCAGAACGTGTCAATGGATGATTCCCCACAGGAGTTAAAATCAGAGTCAATGCAAACAGATGGAGCTGCAGACAGAG ACCCACAGGATGACGTGGAGGATGTGGACCTGTACACAGCAGAGGAACCAACAAGCCTGTCAGACCAGAACTCTGATGTGGCAGCTGTTGGTGCTCCCCAGCCTTTAGCTGCAGGGACTACTACGAATGGGTTACTCCCACTGAGTGATCAGGGTCTGGGAAACATGGAAGAAGAAGCCCAACTGTCTTTAGCCATCCAGTACTCTATGGAGTCAAGCCAATGGTCCATGGAGAATGAGGAGGAACAGCTGCAAAAAGCCTTGGCGTTGTCTAAGAAAATGATCCAAGATGAACGCTCCTCTGGTAGTGCTGACAAGACCCCCCAGGTTGATCAACTGGAGAGGAGAAGCAGTATTTCCTTAGAGGACACTATCAAGGCAGCCAACACAATCCAGATATTTGTGGTTGCAGGTTACAACTGTGACCTGATTCGGGTGGACATAGCTTTTGGGAAGAAGGTCTCTCAGAGGCAGGTCGAGGAGAAACTGGAGCACAGATGCTTGAAGAACATGTCCGGGTACCACAAGAAGTGTCTAGACTTGATAAAAAGGAAGCACGCAGTCGAGATTCAAGTTCTAGGCAACATAATAAGTGTTTCTGGCTTCAAGGACTATGTTAATGGAGCGATCTGTGATGtcaagctgctgctggagaaaaTCCCCAATTGGGTAATGGACCGGGAAATCCTGAGGACTATCGAGTGGGTGCAGCATGACCCAGATTCCTCAGACAAAACTCCTTATTCACCTGATGCTATAGTGTTTATCGAGAATGCTTGGAGGATGAAACTAAAGGACATTGATATTTTGCTTGACAATCAGCCCCACATGATCAGCTTTGAAAAGATGCAGGAACACAACATAGCATCAGGGAAATCTGCGAAAATCTCCAGGAAGTTGCTTAATTTGGGAGAACTGGATGAGGATGTAGCAG AAGAGGAATACTCTCTGCTATCAAACATGCCTGAAGCAACCAGAGTCGATGAGGAATCTGATGAATTTCAGAACGTGGTGAAGAATTTCTATGAGACCATACAAGAATACCACAGCAAGATTAGAATCATACAG GTGGAGAAGTTAATGAATCGATTGCTGTACAATCAATACAAGCTAAAGAAGGCAAGCGTTCTGCAGCGAGCCGAGTATCCAGAAATTGAACGGACACTCTACCATGGCACTAGTGAGACGAGTGTGAAAGAAATTTGCATCCATGGATTCAACAGAAGCTTCTGTGGAAAGAACG CCACCGTCTATGGCCAGGGTGTGTATTTTGCTGTCAACTCTGCACTGTCCGTCCAGGATCAGTACTCACCCCCAAATGCAGATGGATACAAGTTTATTTTCGTGTCGAAAGTCCTAACAGGAGACTACACCAAAGGCTGCCATTCAATGAAGACGGCCCCACTGAAGGAGACTGGTGATATTCCCCTCAGATACGACAGTGTGACAGACGACATTACCAAGCCGTCAATGTTTGTCACCTTTAACGACACACAGGCATTTCCAGAATATCTCATTACATGCCAGAGAATCCATCGCTGA